One window from the genome of Bdellovibrionales bacterium encodes:
- a CDS encoding outer membrane lipoprotein-sorting protein has translation MKKLVILCAITLGYSLHSVAAESAAELLKVSDRARGGLKDGVVWDAKIITEEDGDKSERTFTIKAKGNDANVEALTPARNKGEVFLFNDRNMWFFKPSLRKPVSISARQKLSGQAANGDIASTNYARDYDAKDAGSEKINGEDATVLMLKAKSNQVTYDQIKYWISKKSKLALKAEFMTLQGTPFKVAEFEYNNKMTAEGKTFAFISKMTITDSKFPKNRSIIEYTKPKAESLPASLFNVNNLSR, from the coding sequence ATGAAAAAGTTAGTTATTCTTTGTGCAATCACTTTAGGTTACTCGCTTCACTCTGTCGCAGCTGAAAGTGCGGCTGAGCTTCTAAAAGTCAGCGATCGCGCTCGTGGTGGCTTGAAAGACGGCGTTGTTTGGGATGCAAAAATCATCACTGAAGAAGATGGCGATAAGAGCGAAAGAACATTCACGATTAAAGCAAAAGGCAATGACGCCAACGTTGAAGCTCTGACTCCGGCCCGCAACAAAGGCGAAGTCTTCTTATTCAATGACCGCAATATGTGGTTCTTTAAGCCAAGCTTGCGCAAACCGGTTTCAATCTCTGCCCGTCAGAAACTTTCCGGCCAAGCGGCAAATGGCGATATCGCTTCTACGAACTATGCTCGTGACTACGATGCCAAAGATGCCGGCAGCGAAAAAATAAACGGCGAAGACGCCACGGTCTTGATGCTGAAAGCAAAATCGAACCAAGTGACTTACGATCAAATTAAGTACTGGATCTCTAAAAAGTCAAAACTCGCATTGAAGGCTGAGTTCATGACTTTGCAAGGAACTCCATTCAAAGTAGCGGAGTTTGAATACAATAACAAAATGACGGCAGAAGGTAAGACTTTTGCATTCATCAGCAAAATGACGATCACGGATTCGAAGTTCCCAAAGAACCGCAGTATCATTGAATACACTAAACCAAAGGCAGAATCCCTTCCGGCTTCTCTCTTTAATGTGAATAACTTGAGCCGATGA
- a CDS encoding FtsX-like permease family protein, producing MTLFSKMALRNLWKNKRRSFSTGIAIIAGFTGLCLLGGYIIYVEHFMRTSSVYVNHTGHIAIYKKGGVDGFYNNPRKFHLSADDIQKIRDITAQEPAVEFTVPVLQGMGLLSNGNKSVPFVAYGITPADEKRIQTHPQVVRWTPELVPSSKEPSIKDAEGPLAETISVTKQLGTLIGRKAPFTDLSVAERDVQLAGRTFDGDLNAVNANLGFKHTTGMMMAEDTSLIAPLSVLQNLYATDGATYLAIYLNPEASVSSVQKKIQTKIDAAGFDFQTVPFDDDSIGLFYVGTLGFLYIMAGFFIFLIFSAVALSIVNSMTIGILERVREIGTLRAIGFTNAQTAWLFTLESLFLTAISLVFGYILAQAIALVMNSMNIRFDPPGIAGDMQFMMNPDTWFCFILAIPIMIICLICAYVVSKKLVNKPIIHLLQQAN from the coding sequence ATGACGTTGTTTAGTAAAATGGCCCTTCGCAATCTCTGGAAGAACAAGCGTCGCAGCTTTTCAACCGGGATTGCGATCATCGCGGGCTTTACAGGTCTTTGCCTCTTAGGCGGTTACATCATCTACGTAGAGCACTTCATGCGCACAAGCTCTGTGTACGTGAATCATACGGGTCACATCGCCATTTATAAAAAAGGCGGAGTGGACGGCTTCTACAATAATCCTCGCAAGTTCCACCTGAGTGCCGATGATATCCAGAAAATCCGCGATATCACAGCACAAGAACCCGCGGTTGAATTCACAGTCCCAGTTCTTCAAGGGATGGGTCTTCTCAGCAATGGAAATAAATCCGTTCCTTTTGTTGCCTATGGCATTACACCGGCTGATGAAAAGCGTATTCAAACGCATCCACAAGTCGTTCGTTGGACTCCTGAATTGGTGCCGTCTTCAAAAGAGCCCTCAATCAAGGATGCCGAAGGACCACTTGCTGAAACGATCTCTGTAACAAAGCAGCTAGGAACATTGATCGGCCGCAAAGCTCCTTTCACGGATCTATCCGTTGCTGAAAGAGATGTTCAGCTTGCGGGCCGAACTTTTGATGGCGATCTGAATGCCGTCAACGCGAACTTAGGTTTTAAACATACTACCGGTATGATGATGGCCGAAGACACGAGCCTCATTGCGCCACTCAGTGTGCTGCAGAACCTTTATGCAACAGACGGCGCAACTTACCTGGCGATCTACTTGAATCCTGAAGCCAGCGTCAGCAGTGTTCAGAAAAAGATCCAAACAAAGATCGATGCTGCGGGTTTTGACTTCCAGACAGTTCCTTTTGACGATGATTCAATAGGTCTCTTTTACGTGGGAACGCTCGGGTTTCTTTATATCATGGCCGGCTTTTTTATCTTCTTGATTTTTAGTGCCGTCGCCCTTTCGATCGTGAACTCCATGACCATCGGAATTCTTGAGCGTGTTCGCGAAATCGGAACTTTGCGCGCGATTGGATTCACAAATGCACAGACAGCCTGGCTATTCACACTCGAGAGTCTGTTCCTAACAGCAATCAGTTTGGTTTTCGGTTACATTCTGGCGCAGGCAATAGCCCTAGTGATGAATTCAATGAATATCCGTTTCGACCCCCCAGGCATCGCCGGCGACATGCAGTTTATGATGAATCCGGATACTTGGTTCTGTTTCATCTTGGCGATTCCGATTATGATTATTTGTCTTATTTGTGCATACGTTGTTTCCAAGAAACTTGTTAACAAGCCGATTATTCACCTTTTACAACAGGCAAACTAG
- a CDS encoding ABC transporter ATP-binding protein produces the protein MQANEILALKNVVKTYHLGETTVPALRGLNLSIKKGEFTALIGKSGSGKSTLLNLVGCIDSPDNGQIIFDGQDITHLDEVQKSSLRNHKIGFIFQSFNLIPVLNVYENIELPLVIQPEVSAEERKNRVLAALKDVELEQFAHYPPDKLSGGQRQRVAIARALVTHPTLVLADEPTANLDSKTSHKIIDLLLDLNQKKHITFLFCSHDEKLIDRVGRIIRIQDGVITE, from the coding sequence ATGCAAGCAAATGAAATTCTCGCCTTAAAGAACGTTGTTAAGACTTATCACCTGGGCGAGACGACCGTCCCAGCATTGCGCGGTCTGAATCTCTCGATCAAAAAAGGTGAGTTCACAGCTCTCATCGGAAAATCAGGTTCAGGTAAAAGTACTCTTCTCAATCTCGTCGGTTGCATCGATTCACCTGATAACGGACAAATCATTTTCGACGGCCAAGACATCACTCACTTGGACGAAGTGCAAAAAAGCTCCCTCAGAAATCACAAGATCGGTTTTATCTTTCAATCCTTCAATTTGATTCCAGTTCTCAATGTTTATGAAAACATCGAACTGCCACTGGTGATTCAGCCTGAGGTCAGCGCTGAAGAAAGAAAAAACCGCGTTCTTGCGGCCCTCAAAGATGTCGAGCTTGAGCAGTTTGCCCACTACCCGCCGGACAAACTCTCAGGTGGTCAGCGCCAGCGCGTGGCGATTGCTCGGGCCCTTGTCACTCATCCGACATTGGTTCTTGCCGATGAACCGACCGCGAACTTAGATTCCAAAACAAGCCATAAGATCATCGACCTTCTTTTGGACCTCAATCAAAAGAAGCACATTACTTTCTTGTTCTGCTCACATGATGAAAAGCTTATTGATCGCGTCGGCCGTATCATCCGCATTCAAGACGGAGTGATCACAGAATGA
- a CDS encoding acyl carrier protein — protein MLDNNKIKTRISQILSVPSEKITDNAVLQELVIDSFILIDMVIDLQNTFNIRLNQEDLIPVKTVGDLISVMNSKT, from the coding sequence ATGTTAGATAATAATAAGATTAAAACTCGCATTAGCCAGATTTTGAGTGTTCCTTCAGAGAAGATCACTGACAACGCAGTCCTTCAAGAACTGGTTATCGACTCTTTCATCCTCATTGACATGGTCATCGATCTCCAGAACACTTTTAATATTAGATTAAACCAAGAGGATTTGATCCCGGTGAAAACAGTGGGGGATCTGATCTCGGTCATGAATAGCAAAACTTAG
- a CDS encoding ferritin-like domain-containing protein, giving the protein MKIQPLTENERWLLSFYRTSEISGALFFGRLAKSLPPGPIQTDLTKHFADESQHSWFWTRCLQTLGHEPIKLDTAYQDQYISAAGMPANIMEVLGITLIFEKRVIGQYALHRQAQDLNPEIKKTLDLIVEDEKWHIEWVTQALKNMEGEYGKEHIDKTLKRFYDADKEVYQKTVKEHEERIAGILKFKKD; this is encoded by the coding sequence ATGAAAATCCAGCCTTTAACAGAGAATGAAAGATGGCTTCTGAGCTTTTACCGCACGAGTGAAATTTCGGGTGCCCTCTTTTTCGGCCGCCTCGCCAAATCATTGCCTCCAGGTCCGATTCAAACGGATCTCACGAAACATTTTGCCGATGAATCCCAGCACTCTTGGTTCTGGACTCGTTGTTTGCAAACCCTTGGACACGAACCTATCAAACTCGATACCGCTTATCAGGACCAGTATATTTCTGCTGCGGGAATGCCGGCGAATATCATGGAAGTTTTGGGCATCACGTTGATCTTTGAAAAACGCGTGATTGGGCAGTATGCTCTTCACCGTCAGGCTCAGGACTTAAATCCTGAGATTAAAAAGACACTCGACCTCATTGTTGAAGATGAAAAGTGGCACATCGAATGGGTGACACAAGCTCTGAAAAACATGGAGGGCGAATACGGCAAAGAACACATCGATAAAACGCTCAAACGCTTCTACGATGCGGACAAAGAAGTCTATCAGAAGACAGTGAAAGAGCATGAAGAGCGCATTGCTGGTATTTTAAAATTTAAGAAGGACTAA
- a CDS encoding SDR family oxidoreductase, producing the protein MAKILLTGATGYIGKKLLEQLLTERSETLLVPVRAGSAEELEKRKADLLKDVPTAQHARVEIVHSDLTNLVENLQAQRNDINIIIHNAAKTAFNVDEATANSVNRDGSLALLKFASELPKLGTFTYVSTLYASGMAAGPIKEEFFSSPVFANHYERSKWEVEEAIRTQFTNLPWRIARVATIIADGDSGTVIQHNAIHNTLKLFYYGLISLLPGRAETPIHLVDGEFTAKSLAAVVNKGQSQKIYHVCYDQAASIPLGRFIDIAFEEFNKDEMFKSRRLLKPLFADEKSFDTLVTNMKGFGGSVLNQGLASISPFGRQLFVKKEVSNQALQSLLPGYKTAAMEDIVRKTCQHLAQTKFTKGGA; encoded by the coding sequence ATGGCTAAGATTCTTCTGACCGGCGCAACCGGTTACATCGGCAAAAAACTCCTCGAGCAGCTTCTCACTGAGCGCTCGGAAACTCTTTTAGTGCCTGTGCGTGCAGGTTCCGCAGAGGAACTTGAAAAGCGCAAAGCAGATCTTTTGAAAGATGTGCCTACGGCTCAGCACGCGCGCGTTGAAATAGTCCATAGTGATTTAACAAATCTCGTGGAAAACCTGCAAGCTCAACGCAACGATATCAACATCATTATCCACAACGCCGCAAAAACCGCGTTTAACGTTGATGAAGCCACCGCGAACTCTGTGAACCGCGATGGCTCTTTGGCGCTATTAAAGTTTGCCTCTGAATTACCGAAACTAGGAACCTTCACTTATGTGAGCACTCTCTATGCTTCAGGTATGGCAGCGGGTCCGATCAAAGAAGAATTCTTTAGCTCTCCTGTTTTTGCCAATCACTACGAACGCTCAAAATGGGAAGTCGAAGAGGCCATTCGCACTCAATTCACAAACCTCCCGTGGAGAATCGCTCGCGTCGCTACGATCATTGCTGATGGCGATAGCGGCACTGTGATTCAGCACAACGCCATTCACAACACTCTCAAACTTTTCTACTATGGCTTGATTTCTTTGCTTCCAGGCCGCGCTGAGACACCGATTCACCTTGTGGACGGCGAATTCACTGCGAAGTCTTTAGCCGCCGTCGTGAACAAAGGTCAGAGTCAGAAAATCTATCACGTCTGTTATGACCAAGCCGCGAGTATTCCACTCGGTCGATTTATTGATATTGCTTTTGAAGAATTCAACAAAGATGAGATGTTTAAATCAAGGCGCTTGCTCAAACCTCTTTTTGCTGACGAGAAATCTTTTGATACGCTCGTGACAAATATGAAAGGTTTCGGCGGCAGCGTTTTGAATCAGGGTCTCGCGAGTATTTCTCCGTTTGGCCGCCAGCTCTTCGTGAAAAAAGAAGTTTCTAACCAAGCACTTCAGTCTTTGCTCCCAGGTTACAAGACGGCAGCCATGGAAGATATCGTTCGAAAAACTTGCCAGCACCTTGCTCAAACAAAATTCACTAAAGGAGGCGCCTAA
- a CDS encoding diiron oxygenase: MSHDISQVAKKLTAQSIKGFYNPFTHIQFPEQLEKNNWFLSPELISIYGTPEWEALNEEQKKKLSFFEEVNFFSLNVHGEKSLLEGLTRRLYESENQDVTDYIHHFIDEENKHMYFFGTFCEKYAGKIYPDRKIVFPREYAPGEEEFLFFIKVFVFEEIVDYYNVTTARDERVMQLSRDINANHHEDEVRHLAFGRVILNDLFKTFSPQWPAETLQGIRDYIRGYYVTTWREYYNPDIYVDAGIEDAYDLASRVFESDKAREHRARASRASLNYLKKCGIIEEIFEL, translated from the coding sequence ATGAGCCACGATATCTCACAAGTTGCTAAAAAGCTGACTGCTCAATCCATTAAGGGATTCTACAATCCTTTTACCCATATTCAATTCCCTGAGCAGCTTGAGAAGAACAACTGGTTTCTGAGCCCCGAGCTCATCTCCATCTATGGCACACCTGAATGGGAAGCTCTCAACGAAGAGCAAAAGAAAAAACTCAGCTTCTTTGAAGAAGTGAATTTCTTTAGTCTGAATGTTCATGGTGAAAAGTCCTTGCTTGAAGGTCTAACTCGTCGTTTGTACGAGAGTGAAAACCAAGATGTGACGGATTATATCCATCACTTTATCGATGAAGAAAACAAACACATGTACTTCTTCGGTACTTTCTGTGAAAAGTACGCAGGCAAGATCTATCCAGATCGCAAAATTGTTTTTCCACGTGAATATGCACCTGGCGAAGAAGAGTTTTTATTTTTCATTAAAGTCTTCGTTTTCGAAGAGATCGTGGACTATTACAACGTGACGACAGCTCGAGACGAGCGCGTGATGCAGCTTTCTCGCGATATCAACGCCAATCACCACGAAGATGAAGTTCGTCACTTGGCATTTGGCCGTGTGATTTTGAATGACCTATTTAAAACATTCTCTCCGCAGTGGCCCGCGGAAACTCTGCAAGGCATTCGCGACTATATTCGTGGTTACTATGTGACAACTTGGCGTGAATACTACAATCCCGACATCTACGTAGATGCCGGGATTGAAGACGCTTACGACTTGGCTTCGCGCGTATTTGAAAGCGACAAAGCCCGCGAACACCGTGCGCGCGCTTCCCGCGCAAGTCTCAATTATCTAAAAAAATGTGGCATTATCGAGGAGATTTTCGAGTTATGA
- a CDS encoding isoprenylcysteine carboxylmethyltransferase family protein: MNMTLVTLLLVNFAYIGILPRIFFKKDGRYNLMWWMTAGPLFLNAIVIFLQQVGVINLETYWSLPLAGEIAVVILSSFSIGMISYTMGTHRIPLALWHQNNDAPANIVTWGAYKYIRHPFYSSFITAQLASIIMMPHWITFLGMVWCIVILNRTAAREENNLSNSAFGSEYQNYMKTTGRFFPKIGA, translated from the coding sequence ATGAACATGACTCTCGTCACTTTACTCCTCGTGAATTTCGCTTATATCGGCATTCTTCCGCGCATTTTCTTTAAAAAAGACGGCCGCTATAATTTGATGTGGTGGATGACGGCGGGTCCTTTGTTCTTAAATGCGATCGTGATCTTCTTGCAACAGGTCGGCGTGATCAATCTCGAAACCTACTGGTCACTTCCCCTTGCCGGCGAAATCGCCGTTGTGATCCTAAGCTCCTTCTCCATCGGTATGATCTCTTACACAATGGGTACTCACCGTATCCCCCTCGCACTTTGGCACCAAAATAACGATGCGCCAGCAAACATCGTAACTTGGGGTGCTTACAAGTACATCCGCCATCCGTTCTATAGCTCTTTCATCACAGCACAGTTGGCTTCAATCATCATGATGCCTCACTGGATTACATTCTTGGGTATGGTTTGGTGTATCGTGATCTTGAACCGCACGGCGGCTCGAGAAGAAAATAACTTGTCAAACTCGGCCTTTGGTTCTGAGTACCAAAACTATATGAAAACGACGGGTCGCTTCTTTCCTAAAATCGGAGCTTAA
- a CDS encoding AMP-binding protein: MAKPEQTDIYSFLKSVSERYASRPAFFGRQGTAENHTWVPLTYSDVCHHAEKLAQKLVSLGLEKSDRVLILAKSRPEYSVGFFGIPLAGGIIVPVDIRLSLADQKFISEFSEAKFVLCMNDETRAIGEKLVQNSAQELRLLNINDVMTEDLAVTADLTSLSRPPDETFLMAFTSGTTSQPKAVMLTFKSVHFQVDLAGELFSTKKDFRLLSILPLHHMFEITGGFLLPFSRGGSVYYANSLIPHQIISFFKENKIRDLLVVPLFLRTLKKGIESEIRTSALKRIWFYSTLRLARFIPSKSIRRILFYPLHKKFGGELHQIISGASALDLKVGKFFDLIGVSVFEGYGMTETAPVISCSSPGVKKPGSIGKALEGIEVKLHPETQEILVRGPIVMQGYFKNPEATAACISADGWFNTGDVGEIDSDGFITIKGRNKDLIVLGSGKKVAPEEVEESLREIPNVQEICVLGMKSSQGATKGTEIVTAVVVVNPADAILQEQIQKSLHQATMQLSYYKRPSKFIFLTEPLPKTTTLKVKKNLVKELLLKQRITV; the protein is encoded by the coding sequence ATGGCAAAGCCGGAGCAAACAGACATTTATAGCTTCTTAAAAAGCGTCTCAGAACGATACGCTTCACGTCCAGCATTCTTCGGCCGCCAAGGCACTGCTGAAAATCACACGTGGGTTCCACTGACCTACAGTGATGTTTGTCATCATGCGGAGAAACTCGCACAAAAGCTGGTCTCTTTGGGCCTTGAAAAAAGTGACCGCGTTCTGATTCTGGCAAAATCTCGCCCTGAGTACTCTGTCGGATTTTTTGGGATCCCACTTGCTGGCGGCATTATTGTGCCTGTGGATATCCGATTAAGCCTTGCTGATCAAAAATTTATTTCTGAATTCTCTGAAGCTAAATTCGTCCTCTGCATGAATGATGAGACTCGTGCTATTGGGGAAAAGCTTGTGCAAAACTCCGCGCAAGAACTTCGCCTGCTTAATATCAACGACGTCATGACCGAAGATCTCGCTGTTACAGCGGATCTCACATCCCTTTCGCGCCCTCCTGATGAAACCTTCCTGATGGCTTTTACTTCTGGCACAACAAGCCAGCCTAAAGCTGTAATGTTAACTTTCAAAAGCGTCCATTTCCAAGTCGACCTCGCAGGTGAGTTGTTCAGCACCAAGAAAGACTTCCGCTTGCTGTCCATTTTACCTCTTCACCACATGTTTGAGATCACCGGCGGATTTTTGTTGCCGTTTAGCCGTGGTGGCAGCGTGTATTACGCGAACTCCTTGATCCCACATCAGATTATTTCATTCTTTAAAGAAAATAAAATTCGCGATTTGCTGGTTGTACCCCTCTTCTTGCGCACACTGAAAAAAGGCATTGAAAGCGAAATCCGCACTTCAGCCTTAAAACGGATTTGGTTCTATTCAACGCTGCGTTTGGCGCGTTTTATTCCAAGCAAATCCATTCGTCGCATCCTGTTTTATCCTCTCCATAAAAAATTCGGCGGCGAACTTCATCAAATCATCTCCGGCGCCTCGGCGCTCGATTTAAAAGTGGGAAAATTTTTCGACCTCATTGGCGTTTCAGTCTTTGAAGGTTATGGCATGACTGAGACAGCTCCGGTCATTTCGTGCAGCTCGCCGGGAGTTAAAAAACCCGGCAGTATTGGTAAAGCCCTTGAGGGAATCGAAGTGAAGCTGCACCCTGAAACTCAAGAGATCTTGGTTCGCGGCCCTATCGTGATGCAAGGATACTTTAAAAATCCTGAGGCAACAGCGGCCTGTATTTCAGCCGACGGCTGGTTTAACACCGGTGATGTTGGCGAAATTGATTCCGACGGTTTTATTACTATCAAAGGACGCAACAAGGACTTGATCGTCCTTGGCAGCGGTAAAAAAGTTGCTCCAGAAGAAGTCGAAGAAAGCCTGCGCGAAATCCCGAACGTCCAGGAGATCTGTGTCCTCGGGATGAAATCAAGTCAGGGCGCTACAAAAGGAACAGAAATCGTGACTGCGGTTGTTGTCGTCAATCCCGCGGATGCTATACTTCAAGAACAAATTCAAAAATCACTGCACCAAGCGACTATGCAACTAAGTTATTACAAGCGTCCTTCGAAATTCATCTTCCTGACCGAACCGCTTCCTAAAACAACAACATTAAAAGTTAAAAAGAATTTAGTTAAAGAACTCCTATTAAAACAAAGGATCACTGTATGA
- a CDS encoding MFS transporter, with amino-acid sequence MTIATGLCVGNIYYCQPLLHQMQDTFGATPQQMGLIPTLTQFGYAVGMLFLIPLGDQVERRRLIFISTIISAFSLLGMAFSQNASAAILMSFAVGVTTLTPQFIIPFAAHMAPPAKRGQVVGMVMSGLLLGILLARTVAGFIGEAFGWRVMFSSAAVVLFIVAFVLRAVLPKSEPTFNGSYLHLLRSVFQLVKEQPILRESMLLGSTLFGAFSGFWATLIYLMESPAFQLGPRTVGLFGVLGALGALAAPVVGRFADKKSPRVAIGVGILLCAVAFVIYWLWGGHSLIALGVGILLMDVGLQGAHVSNQSRVFSLIPEARSRLNTAYMFAYFMGGAAGSWAASYAWQVAQWDGVCISSLLFVGVSAFAYFLGNKDKKRPHLSSRSTANG; translated from the coding sequence ATGACAATTGCCACTGGGCTTTGTGTAGGAAACATCTACTACTGCCAACCGCTCCTACATCAAATGCAAGACACCTTCGGCGCTACACCCCAACAAATGGGACTCATCCCGACCTTAACCCAATTCGGGTACGCCGTGGGAATGCTCTTTTTGATTCCGCTCGGCGATCAAGTCGAACGCCGCCGTTTGATTTTTATTTCGACCATTATCTCCGCGTTCTCTCTTTTGGGTATGGCCTTCTCACAGAACGCATCCGCTGCCATCCTCATGAGTTTTGCTGTCGGAGTGACCACTCTCACTCCTCAGTTCATCATTCCTTTTGCCGCTCACATGGCTCCGCCGGCAAAACGCGGGCAAGTCGTCGGCATGGTCATGAGTGGCCTATTATTAGGAATTCTTCTTGCTCGCACGGTTGCGGGATTTATCGGTGAAGCCTTCGGTTGGAGGGTCATGTTCTCTTCCGCCGCTGTGGTTTTGTTCATTGTCGCTTTTGTCTTGCGTGCCGTTTTGCCGAAAAGTGAGCCGACTTTCAATGGCAGCTATCTTCATTTGCTGCGCTCAGTATTTCAACTCGTTAAAGAGCAGCCGATTTTGCGAGAATCCATGCTCTTGGGCTCTACACTGTTTGGCGCATTTAGCGGATTCTGGGCCACGCTGATTTACCTCATGGAATCTCCGGCGTTTCAATTGGGCCCTCGCACTGTGGGGCTCTTTGGTGTGTTGGGTGCATTAGGTGCTTTGGCAGCTCCTGTGGTGGGACGTTTTGCTGATAAGAAAAGTCCACGGGTTGCCATCGGCGTCGGTATTCTGCTCTGTGCGGTGGCCTTTGTTATTTACTGGCTGTGGGGTGGTCATTCGCTGATTGCTCTGGGCGTTGGTATTTTACTCATGGATGTGGGATTGCAAGGCGCACACGTTTCAAATCAGAGCCGTGTTTTCTCTCTGATTCCAGAGGCTCGCAGCCGTTTGAACACTGCTTACATGTTCGCTTACTTCATGGGCGGAGCCGCCGGCTCTTGGGCTGCAAGTTATGCTTGGCAAGTGGCTCAATGGGATGGTGTTTGTATTTCAAGCCTGTTATTTGTCGGTGTGAGTGCGTTCGCCTATTTCCTCGGGAACAAGGACAAGAAGCGCCCACACCTGTCTAGCCGATCAACAGCGAACGGCTAG
- the rnk gene encoding nucleoside diphosphate kinase regulator, which yields MATGESILVTEQDFERLALLILHSHGPNAAALEEELGRAEVVSQKEIPGDVVTMNSIVTFVAKDTGRESEIKLVFPKDADVTKGHVSVLAPVGIALIGLRVGQSIDWPMPNGQSRQLTVTGIKYQPEASGDWEL from the coding sequence ATGGCTACGGGTGAATCCATCCTAGTAACGGAACAAGATTTTGAACGTTTAGCATTATTAATTCTGCATTCTCACGGTCCGAATGCGGCGGCGCTCGAGGAAGAACTCGGCCGCGCCGAGGTGGTGAGTCAGAAAGAAATTCCCGGTGACGTGGTGACTATGAACTCCATCGTGACATTTGTGGCCAAGGATACCGGCAGGGAATCAGAAATTAAGCTGGTGTTCCCTAAGGACGCGGATGTGACAAAAGGTCACGTTTCTGTGCTAGCGCCTGTGGGGATTGCGCTGATTGGATTACGAGTGGGGCAGAGCATTGATTGGCCTATGCCGAACGGACAATCGCGTCAGCTGACGGTCACGGGAATTAAGTATCAGCCAGAAGCTTCCGGGGATTGGGAGCTCTAA
- a CDS encoding NAD(P)/FAD-dependent oxidoreductase, producing MQFVHPEKLNGKKIVIVVGGGFAGLNTAKKLAAQKGLHVLLIDQRNHHLFQPLLYQVATAGLNPADIAVPIRAQFPNTSNIEVHLGRITGVNLDKKSVFSTVNDEPVEMAYDYLVLACGAQHSYFGRNDWEDFAPGLKTLEQATEIRRRILSAFEQAENALDIAATKSLLTFVVVGAGPTGVELAGAIADISRTVLVKDFRRIDPKTARVILVEAGPRALASFPEDLSSRAVRDLQKLGVEVRTGARVENISSEGVQIGNEFIPATSVFWAAGVQAAKMEFTPPVEKDRAGRVLVGKDFSLKDHPEVFIIGDMAAFEYAPGKMLPGLAPVAIQAGHFVAEAILGDLASHPRKEFVYFDKGQMATIGKRRAIALSGHLKMTGYLAWLAWLFVHIFYLIDFKNRVSVLTQWAWNYLFSKRGSRLITEKDWKLKT from the coding sequence ATGCAATTTGTCCATCCTGAGAAACTCAATGGGAAGAAAATCGTCATCGTTGTCGGCGGCGGCTTTGCCGGTCTTAACACCGCAAAGAAACTTGCTGCTCAAAAGGGACTTCACGTTCTTCTCATCGATCAACGCAATCATCATTTGTTTCAGCCACTCTTATATCAAGTTGCCACTGCCGGACTAAATCCCGCAGATATCGCGGTTCCGATCCGAGCGCAGTTTCCAAATACATCCAATATCGAAGTCCATCTCGGTCGCATCACCGGTGTGAACCTTGACAAGAAATCTGTGTTCAGTACCGTGAATGATGAACCCGTCGAGATGGCCTATGACTATCTTGTCTTAGCTTGTGGTGCTCAACATAGTTACTTCGGCCGCAATGACTGGGAAGACTTTGCTCCAGGACTCAAAACATTGGAGCAGGCCACCGAGATCCGCCGCCGTATTCTTTCGGCTTTTGAGCAAGCAGAGAATGCGCTGGATATTGCCGCGACCAAAAGCCTTCTCACATTTGTGGTTGTCGGTGCGGGACCGACTGGAGTCGAACTCGCCGGAGCCATTGCTGACATCAGCCGCACCGTCTTGGTGAAAGACTTCCGCCGTATCGACCCGAAAACAGCCCGGGTGATTTTAGTCGAAGCCGGGCCACGGGCTCTGGCCTCTTTCCCCGAGGATCTCTCAAGTCGCGCTGTCCGAGATTTGCAAAAGCTCGGCGTAGAAGTCAGAACCGGCGCTCGCGTTGAAAATATCAGTAGCGAAGGCGTTCAGATCGGCAACGAGTTCATTCCTGCAACCAGTGTGTTCTGGGCCGCCGGCGTTCAAGCCGCGAAAATGGAATTCACTCCGCCCGTCGAAAAAGACCGTGCCGGCCGCGTGCTTGTCGGTAAAGACTTTTCTCTGAAAGACCACCCCGAGGTTTTCATCATCGGTGACATGGCCGCTTTTGAATATGCTCCTGGAAAAATGCTGCCGGGGCTTGCCCCTGTGGCAATCCAGGCCGGCCACTTTGTGGCAGAAGCCATTCTCGGCGACCTTGCAAGTCACCCGCGCAAAGAATTCGTATATTTTGATAAAGGTCAGATGGCAACCATCGGCAAACGTCGCGCGATTGCCTTATCCGGCCACCTCAAGATGACCGGCTACCTCGCATGGCTTGCGTGGCTCTTTGTGCACATTTTCTATTTGATTGATTTTAAGAACCGCGTTTCTGTTCTGACCCAATGGGCATGGAACTATCTGTTTTCAAAACGCGGCTCACGGCTGATAACGGAAAAAGACTGGAAACTTAAGACCTAG